One window of the Streptococcus parasanguinis ATCC 15912 genome contains the following:
- a CDS encoding amino acid ABC transporter substrate-binding protein, with translation MKRVIPWLLGVLSLVFLTACGQTVSDPKVDNWQKYQKEQSITIGFDNTFVPMGFEQKDGTYAGFDIDLANQVFESYGIHVNWQPIDWDMKETELKNGTIDAIWNGYSATDERRESVAFTKPYMKNEQVLVTKKASGIQSVDGMKEKRLGAQTGSSGYMDFEANPKILKNKVKNQKATQYQSFNEALIDLQNDRIDGLLIDRVYANYYLQTEGILKDYNVFPVGFETESFAVGVRKSDKTLKKKIDEAFVKLYQKGQFQKISKKWFGTDVVTDDIK, from the coding sequence ATGAAACGAGTAATACCATGGTTGCTAGGTGTCCTTAGTCTCGTCTTTCTGACAGCCTGCGGGCAGACAGTGAGTGATCCTAAAGTGGACAACTGGCAAAAATACCAAAAAGAGCAGTCCATCACGATTGGTTTTGATAATACTTTCGTTCCTATGGGCTTTGAACAAAAAGATGGAACCTATGCGGGTTTTGATATTGATTTGGCCAATCAAGTCTTTGAATCTTATGGGATTCATGTGAACTGGCAACCCATTGATTGGGACATGAAAGAGACGGAACTAAAAAATGGGACCATTGATGCCATCTGGAATGGCTATTCGGCTACAGATGAACGTCGGGAAAGTGTTGCTTTTACAAAGCCCTATATGAAAAACGAGCAAGTCTTGGTCACAAAGAAAGCATCTGGGATCCAATCAGTCGATGGGATGAAAGAGAAACGATTAGGTGCCCAGACCGGATCGTCTGGCTATATGGATTTTGAAGCCAATCCTAAAATCTTAAAAAATAAGGTCAAAAATCAAAAGGCTACCCAATACCAGAGTTTCAATGAGGCGCTGATCGATCTTCAGAATGATCGGATCGATGGCCTTTTAATCGACCGTGTCTATGCTAACTATTATCTACAAACAGAAGGAATTTTAAAAGACTACAATGTCTTTCCTGTTGGTTTTGAGACAGAATCCTTTGCAGTAGGGGTACGCAAGTCAGATAAAACCTTGAAGAAAAAAATTGATGAAGCTTTCGTAAAACTCTATCAAAAGGGTCAGTTCCAAAAGATCTCTAAGAAGTGGTTCGGAACGGATGTAGTGACAGATGACATCAAGTAA
- a CDS encoding cation diffusion facilitator family transporter, translating into MEKPYSNLKLAERGAVISILAYLLLSSAKLATGHLLHSSSLVADGFNNLSDIISNAALLIGIRLARQPADRDHKFGHWKIEDLASLVTSIIMFYVGFDVLRDTLQKIFSNETVSIDPLGAGVGVVSALVMLGVYFYNLRLAKQAKSKALKAAAKDNLSDVVTSLGTSIAIAASAFNYPIVDKIAAIIITFFILKTAYDIFMESSFSLSDGFDDSLLEDYEKAILKLPKIARVKSQRGRTYGSNIYLDVVLEMNPDLSVYESHAITEEVEDLLTEEFGVFDIDVHVEPSSIPEDELIENVEKKLLTYEKRLYAKQEFDTLLADSYTLIDDTGHEHHKAELIEALASDQVQFQNFELESISQKTKLIRYELDGQIHTSLWRRHETWQKIFHQITNKTD; encoded by the coding sequence TTGGAAAAACCATACAGTAACTTAAAACTGGCCGAACGTGGTGCCGTCATCAGTATTTTAGCCTATTTACTACTTTCTTCAGCAAAATTAGCTACTGGTCATCTGCTTCACTCCTCTAGTTTGGTAGCCGATGGATTTAACAACTTATCAGATATTATCAGCAATGCTGCCCTGCTCATCGGGATTCGTCTCGCTCGCCAACCAGCTGACCGTGATCACAAGTTTGGTCACTGGAAAATTGAGGATCTAGCTAGTCTAGTCACCTCCATCATTATGTTTTATGTCGGTTTTGATGTCTTACGCGATACCCTCCAAAAGATCTTCAGCAATGAAACCGTTAGTATTGATCCACTCGGTGCTGGTGTCGGAGTGGTTTCTGCCCTTGTCATGCTAGGCGTTTATTTCTACAATCTTCGCTTAGCAAAACAGGCCAAATCAAAAGCCTTAAAAGCGGCCGCAAAAGACAATCTTTCAGATGTCGTCACATCTCTTGGAACGTCGATCGCGATCGCTGCTAGTGCTTTTAACTATCCAATTGTCGATAAAATCGCAGCCATCATCATCACCTTCTTTATCCTCAAAACAGCCTACGATATTTTTATGGAATCTTCCTTTAGTCTTTCAGACGGCTTTGACGATAGTCTCCTCGAAGATTACGAAAAAGCTATTTTAAAACTCCCTAAGATTGCGCGTGTGAAATCTCAACGCGGGCGGACCTACGGAAGCAATATCTATCTGGACGTTGTCTTGGAGATGAATCCCGATCTTTCAGTCTATGAAAGTCATGCCATTACAGAAGAAGTCGAGGATCTCTTGACAGAAGAATTTGGAGTTTTTGACATTGACGTCCATGTGGAACCTAGCTCGATTCCTGAGGATGAGCTGATCGAAAACGTTGAAAAGAAACTCTTGACCTACGAAAAACGCCTCTATGCTAAGCAAGAGTTTGATACATTGCTAGCGGATAGTTATACCTTGATTGACGATACCGGTCACGAACACCACAAGGCGGAATTAATAGAGGCTCTCGCAAGCGACCAAGTTCAATTCCAAAACTTTGAACTGGAGTCCATCAGTCAAAAAACCAAACTCATACGCTATGAACTAGACGGTCAAATCCATACCAGTCTCTGGCGTCGCCACGAAACTTGGCAAAAGATTTTCCATCAAATTACTAATAAAACAGACTAA
- a CDS encoding amino acid ABC transporter ATP-binding protein yields the protein MLELKQISKRFGDKQILSDFNLLVPEKQIVAIVGPSGGGKTTLLRMLAGLETIDSGQIIYNGENLPLDALEKRNLLGFVFQDFQLFPHLSVMENLILSPIKTMNVSKEDASKKAMSLLERLGLEYHADAYPFSLSGGQKQRVALARAMMIDPEIIGYDEPTSALDPELRLEVEKLILQNRELGMTQIVVTHDIPFAEAIADVLLKVEPK from the coding sequence ATGTTAGAATTAAAACAAATTTCGAAACGTTTTGGGGATAAGCAGATCTTATCAGATTTTAATCTTCTCGTTCCTGAAAAACAAATCGTTGCCATTGTTGGACCTTCTGGAGGAGGAAAGACCACCTTGCTTCGTATGCTAGCTGGTCTTGAAACGATCGACTCTGGTCAGATCATCTACAATGGTGAAAACTTGCCTCTAGATGCCTTAGAAAAACGAAATCTTCTCGGATTTGTCTTCCAGGACTTTCAATTATTTCCACACTTATCGGTCATGGAAAACCTCATTTTGTCCCCCATCAAGACCATGAATGTGAGTAAGGAAGATGCTAGTAAAAAAGCCATGAGTTTACTGGAGCGCTTGGGGCTCGAATATCATGCGGATGCTTATCCCTTCTCCCTATCGGGTGGTCAGAAGCAACGGGTGGCATTGGCGCGTGCCATGATGATCGATCCAGAAATTATTGGCTATGATGAGCCGACTTCGGCCTTGGATCCAGAATTGCGATTAGAAGTTGAGAAGTTAATCTTGCAAAACCGTGAACTGGGGATGACCCAGATCGTTGTTACCCATGATATTCCATTTGCAGAAGCGATTGCGGATGTTCTTCTCAAGGTTGAGCCTAAATAG
- the lepB gene encoding signal peptidase I, producing MPRRDLIRNVIIVGVLVLALILLRIFVFHPFSINDKMANASVKNGDLVVATRNAQVDRSDLVLYKVGGKEYLGRVIAKENDEVSYVDDVLYLNGQATPEPYLNKMLNKHLAAPTSNGYYTDDFFLSELKGTKAGRVPSDTYLVLNDNRGDTEDSREFGYIHKNQIEGVVNLRLYPLNKFGFIKVEE from the coding sequence ATGCCAAGGAGAGATTTAATTAGAAATGTCATCATTGTCGGTGTACTGGTTTTAGCACTGATCTTATTACGAATCTTTGTATTTCATCCATTTAGTATTAATGATAAGATGGCCAATGCTTCTGTGAAAAATGGAGATCTTGTGGTAGCGACTAGAAATGCTCAGGTAGATCGCAGTGATCTGGTCTTATACAAGGTCGGTGGAAAAGAATACCTTGGACGTGTCATTGCCAAAGAAAACGATGAAGTCAGCTATGTAGATGACGTCCTCTATTTGAATGGACAGGCAACACCAGAACCTTACCTGAATAAAATGCTGAACAAACATCTAGCTGCTCCAACGAGTAATGGGTATTATACGGACGATTTCTTCTTATCAGAGTTAAAAGGGACCAAGGCTGGTCGTGTACCATCCGATACCTATCTAGTCTTAAATGATAACCGTGGAGATACAGAAGATAGCCGTGAGTTTGGCTATATCCATAAAAATCAGATCGAAGGAGTCGTGAATCTGCGGCTCTATCCTCTCAATAAATTTGGATTTATAAAAGTAGAAGAATAG
- a CDS encoding DNA polymerase III subunit alpha: MIVQLDTKTVYTFMESLVTIKDYVQVAKSMGYDALGIMDVDNLYGAYEFIEACQAHNLSPLVGLEVGLEVDNETIPFRMIALSTRGYQNLMKMSTLKMMGKNNWEDVKHLTEGVAVIVPAPFASEDLPLGLDYFIGVFADTPVQEFSHPVLPLYTVRFFEEEDVEAMQMLAAIKDNQSLTETGPNDPRTVLKTPQDLKNDFAERFPQAITNLEKLVQGIQYDIDTQLKLPRFNSQKPAVEELRELAQAGLLRKNLTNPVYQERLEHELDIIHQMGFDDYFLIVWDLLRFGRSQGYYMGMGRGSAVGSLVAYALEITGIDPVEKNLLFERFLNVERYTMPDIDIDIPDIYRPEFIRYVRDRYGSYHAAQIVTFSTFGAKQAIRDVFKRFGVPEYELTSITKRIGFRDTLTTAYEQNLAFRQVIHSRAEFKRGFEIAKRIEGQPRQTSIHAAGVVMSDQDLTDHVPLKYGEDMFVTQYDAHAVEANGLLKMDFLGLRNLTFVQKMKEAVYEKYQEEIVIEAIDLEDPATLALFAAGDTKGIFQFEQAGAIRLLRRVRPNHFEEVVATTSLNRPGASDYIDNFVKRKHGQEKVDILDPAIEEILRPTYGIMLYQEQVMQVAQRFAGFTLGKADILRRAMGKKNATEMHKMEDDFVTGALKLGHTEEKAKEVFAIMEKFAGYGFNRSHAYAYSALAFQMAYFKVHYPDVFFDVMLNYSSSDYLTDALQFDFKVAPLSINTIPYRDKFQDRKIYLGMKNIKGLPRDLAYWIIDNRPFESVEDFILRLPNQYHKLPLLTPLVELGLFDNFEKNRRKVLHNLPNLFVFADELGSLFADSNYSWTEAEDYSQAEKYEKEEAIIGIGLSTHPLVAIGQTSPYEIQPISQLIQGEQARILIEVQSIRTIRTKSGDLMAFLQVSDTKKKLDVTLFPETYNRFSSLIKEGGFYYLTGKVQERDGRLQMILAEAQLATNEKFWIQLLDHRQDQTILSILKKYPGPYPVVLRYEDEKKTLQLKGYTVQKNKELEDELKILVMKTIYR, translated from the coding sequence GTGATTGTACAGCTAGATACCAAAACAGTCTATACCTTTATGGAAAGCCTAGTGACCATAAAAGACTATGTCCAAGTGGCTAAAAGCATGGGTTATGATGCATTGGGAATCATGGATGTAGATAATTTGTATGGTGCTTATGAATTTATCGAAGCCTGTCAGGCCCACAACCTCAGCCCCTTGGTCGGTTTAGAAGTTGGACTAGAGGTAGACAATGAAACAATTCCGTTTCGGATGATTGCCCTGTCAACGAGGGGTTACCAGAATCTGATGAAAATGTCGACCCTCAAAATGATGGGGAAAAACAATTGGGAGGATGTGAAGCACCTTACAGAAGGAGTAGCAGTCATTGTCCCAGCGCCTTTTGCCAGTGAAGACTTGCCGCTTGGTCTAGATTACTTCATCGGAGTTTTTGCCGATACGCCGGTCCAAGAGTTTAGCCACCCTGTGCTCCCTCTTTATACTGTGCGTTTTTTTGAGGAGGAAGATGTGGAAGCCATGCAGATGCTGGCAGCCATCAAGGACAATCAAAGCTTGACGGAAACAGGGCCAAATGATCCTAGAACTGTCCTAAAAACCCCGCAGGATTTAAAGAATGATTTTGCAGAGCGATTTCCTCAAGCTATCACAAATCTGGAAAAACTTGTCCAAGGAATTCAATACGACATTGATACTCAGTTGAAATTACCTCGCTTCAATTCTCAGAAACCAGCTGTTGAGGAACTGAGAGAATTAGCCCAAGCTGGTCTTCTTCGAAAGAACTTGACCAATCCTGTCTATCAAGAACGTCTGGAGCATGAATTAGACATTATTCACCAAATGGGCTTTGATGATTATTTTTTGATTGTCTGGGACCTTCTTCGTTTCGGACGGAGTCAAGGCTATTATATGGGAATGGGACGTGGGTCTGCTGTGGGCTCACTGGTAGCCTATGCCCTAGAGATTACAGGGATTGATCCTGTGGAGAAGAACCTCCTGTTTGAGCGCTTTTTAAATGTGGAGCGCTACACCATGCCGGATATTGATATTGATATTCCTGATATTTATCGTCCAGAATTTATCCGCTATGTGAGAGACCGTTACGGGAGTTACCATGCGGCTCAGATCGTGACCTTTTCAACCTTTGGAGCCAAACAAGCCATTCGAGATGTCTTTAAACGTTTTGGAGTACCAGAGTACGAATTAACCTCCATTACCAAGCGGATTGGCTTTAGGGATACACTGACGACAGCTTATGAACAGAATCTAGCTTTTCGACAAGTGATTCATAGTCGAGCAGAATTTAAACGTGGCTTTGAAATTGCCAAAAGAATAGAAGGCCAACCTAGACAAACCTCGATCCACGCGGCGGGTGTTGTGATGAGTGATCAGGATTTGACGGATCACGTTCCTCTCAAGTACGGAGAAGATATGTTTGTCACCCAGTATGATGCCCATGCGGTTGAAGCCAATGGTCTGTTGAAGATGGACTTTTTGGGTCTGCGAAATTTAACCTTTGTTCAGAAAATGAAGGAAGCAGTTTATGAAAAGTACCAAGAAGAGATCGTGATTGAAGCCATTGATTTAGAAGATCCAGCAACCTTGGCCTTGTTTGCTGCTGGGGATACCAAGGGGATTTTCCAATTTGAACAGGCTGGAGCTATCCGCCTTTTGAGACGTGTGAGACCCAATCATTTCGAAGAAGTGGTAGCGACCACCTCTCTCAATCGTCCAGGAGCTAGTGATTACATTGATAATTTTGTCAAAAGAAAGCACGGCCAGGAAAAAGTTGACATTCTGGATCCAGCTATTGAAGAAATCTTACGGCCCACTTATGGGATCATGCTTTACCAAGAGCAGGTCATGCAGGTTGCCCAGCGTTTTGCAGGCTTTACCCTAGGGAAAGCCGATATTTTACGTCGGGCCATGGGCAAAAAAAATGCAACTGAAATGCACAAGATGGAGGACGATTTTGTCACGGGTGCTCTTAAACTTGGTCATACGGAAGAAAAAGCCAAAGAGGTCTTTGCAATCATGGAAAAATTCGCAGGCTATGGGTTTAACCGTTCCCATGCCTATGCCTATTCTGCCTTGGCCTTTCAGATGGCCTATTTCAAGGTTCATTATCCAGATGTTTTCTTTGATGTCATGCTCAATTATTCGAGCAGCGATTATCTGACAGATGCTCTCCAGTTTGATTTTAAAGTCGCGCCATTATCCATCAATACCATCCCTTACAGAGATAAGTTTCAGGATCGAAAAATTTACTTGGGAATGAAAAATATCAAGGGACTTCCAAGAGATTTAGCGTATTGGATCATTGACAATCGTCCCTTTGAAAGTGTCGAAGATTTTATTTTACGCCTTCCTAATCAGTATCATAAATTACCTCTGTTGACGCCTTTAGTAGAACTAGGGTTGTTTGATAACTTTGAGAAGAATAGACGCAAGGTGCTTCACAATTTGCCGAATTTATTTGTCTTTGCAGATGAGCTAGGCAGTTTGTTTGCGGATTCTAACTACTCCTGGACAGAGGCAGAGGACTATAGTCAGGCTGAAAAATATGAGAAGGAAGAGGCCATTATTGGCATCGGGCTCAGTACCCACCCATTGGTTGCGATTGGGCAAACGAGTCCCTACGAGATCCAACCAATTTCTCAACTCATACAAGGAGAGCAGGCACGCATTCTCATTGAGGTACAAAGCATTCGAACTATTCGAACCAAGTCGGGAGATCTCATGGCTTTCTTACAAGTCAGTGATACCAAGAAAAAACTGGATGTGACCCTTTTCCCTGAAACCTATAATCGATTTTCCTCCTTGATAAAAGAAGGTGGCTTTTATTACTTGACGGGGAAGGTACAGGAGCGTGATGGGCGCTTACAGATGATTCTAGCAGAGGCTCAACTAGCTACTAATGAGAAATTCTGGATTCAGTTGCTCGATCATCGTCAGGATCAAACGATTCTTTCTATCTTGAAAAAATATCCAGGGCCATATCCTGTGGTATTACGCTATGAAGATGAGAAAAAAACTCTTCAATTGAAGGGCTATACAGTTCAGAAAAACAAAGAATTGGAAGATGAACTAAAGATTCTCGTTATGAAAACGATTTATCGGTAA
- the pyk gene encoding pyruvate kinase: MNKRVKIVATLGPAVEIRGGKKFGEDGYWAEKLDVEASAQNIAKLIEAGANTFRFNFSHGDHQEQGERMATVKRAEEIAGKKVGYLLDTKGPEIRTELFEGEAKEYSYKTGERIRVATKQGIKSTREVIALNVAGALDIFDDVEVGHQVLVDDGKLGLRVVEKDAAKREFVVEVENDGIIAKQKGVNIPNTKIPFPALAERDNDDIRFGLEQGINFIAISFVRTAKDVQEVRAICEETGNSHVQLFAKIENQQGIENLDEIIEVTDGIMIARGDMGIEVPFEMVPVYQKMITSKVNAAGKVVITATNMLETMTEKPRATRSEVSDVFNAVIDGTDATMLSGESANGKYPLESVATMAKIDMNAQTLLKEYGRLNPASFERNSKTEVMASAVKDATNSMDIKLVVTLTKTGHTARLISKYRPDADILALTFDELTERGLMLNWGVIPMLTDAPSSTDDMFEIAERKAVEAGLVKSGDDIVIVAGVPVGEAVRTNTMRIRTVR; encoded by the coding sequence ATGAACAAACGTGTAAAAATCGTTGCAACTTTAGGTCCTGCGGTAGAAATCCGTGGCGGTAAAAAATTCGGTGAAGATGGATACTGGGCTGAAAAACTTGACGTTGAAGCTTCAGCACAAAACATTGCTAAATTGATCGAAGCTGGCGCAAACACTTTCCGTTTCAACTTCTCACACGGTGACCACCAAGAACAAGGTGAACGTATGGCGACTGTTAAACGTGCAGAAGAAATCGCTGGTAAAAAAGTTGGTTACCTTCTTGATACAAAAGGTCCTGAAATCCGTACTGAATTGTTCGAAGGCGAAGCTAAAGAATATTCATACAAGACTGGTGAACGTATCCGCGTTGCTACAAAACAAGGTATCAAATCAACTCGTGAAGTGATTGCTTTGAACGTTGCTGGTGCGCTTGACATCTTTGATGATGTTGAAGTTGGACACCAAGTATTGGTTGATGATGGTAAATTGGGTCTTCGAGTTGTAGAAAAAGACGCTGCAAAACGTGAATTTGTTGTTGAAGTTGAAAACGATGGTATCATCGCTAAACAAAAAGGTGTAAACATCCCTAACACTAAGATTCCTTTCCCAGCACTTGCTGAACGCGATAACGACGATATCCGCTTCGGTTTGGAACAAGGTATCAACTTCATCGCGATCTCATTTGTACGTACTGCAAAAGATGTTCAAGAAGTTCGTGCTATCTGTGAAGAAACTGGTAACAGCCACGTTCAATTGTTTGCGAAAATCGAAAACCAACAAGGTATCGAAAACTTGGATGAAATCATCGAAGTTACTGACGGTATCATGATCGCTCGTGGTGACATGGGTATCGAAGTACCATTCGAAATGGTTCCAGTTTACCAAAAAATGATTACTTCTAAAGTAAATGCTGCGGGTAAAGTTGTTATCACTGCAACAAACATGCTTGAAACAATGACTGAAAAACCACGTGCAACTCGTTCAGAAGTATCTGACGTCTTCAACGCGGTTATCGATGGTACTGATGCTACAATGCTTTCAGGTGAATCTGCAAACGGTAAATACCCACTTGAATCTGTAGCTACAATGGCGAAAATTGACATGAACGCTCAAACACTTTTGAAAGAATATGGTCGTTTGAACCCAGCTTCATTCGAACGTAACTCTAAGACAGAAGTTATGGCTTCAGCTGTTAAAGATGCTACAAACTCAATGGATATCAAATTGGTTGTAACATTGACTAAGACAGGTCACACTGCACGTTTGATCTCTAAATACCGTCCAGATGCTGATATCTTGGCATTGACATTTGACGAATTGACTGAACGTGGATTGATGTTGAACTGGGGTGTTATCCCAATGTTGACAGATGCTCCTTCATCAACTGATGATATGTTCGAAATTGCTGAACGTAAAGCAGTTGAAGCTGGTCTTGTTAAATCTGGTGATGATATCGTTATCGTTGCTGGTGTACCAGTTGGAGAAGCTGTTCGTACAAACACAATGCGTATCCGTACAGTACGTTAA
- the pfkA gene encoding 6-phosphofructokinase, with the protein MKRIAVLTSGGDAPGMNAAIRAVVRQAISEGMEVFGIYDGYAGMVAGKIQPLDRSSVGDIISRGGTFLHSARYPEFAQREGQLKGIEQLKKHGIEGVVVIGGDGSYHGAMRLTELGFPAVGLPGTIDNDIVGTDFTIGFDTAVTTAMDAIDKIRDTSSSHHRTFVIEVMGRNAGDIALWAGIASGADEIIIPEEGFKIEDVVESIKEGYAKGRTHNIIILAEGVMSADEFGKALKAAGDESDLRVTELGHIQRGGSPTARDRVLASRMGAHAVKLLKQGIGGVAVGIRNEKMVENPILGKAEEGALFSLTEDGKIVVNNPHKADLGLAELNRSLSSI; encoded by the coding sequence ATGAAACGTATTGCTGTTTTAACTAGTGGTGGAGATGCCCCTGGTATGAATGCTGCCATCCGTGCAGTTGTTCGTCAAGCAATTTCAGAAGGAATGGAAGTTTTCGGTATCTATGATGGATATGCGGGAATGGTTGCTGGTAAAATTCAGCCCCTTGATAGATCATCTGTTGGAGATATTATTTCCCGTGGTGGTACTTTCCTTCATTCAGCACGTTACCCTGAATTCGCACAACGCGAAGGTCAATTAAAAGGGATCGAGCAATTGAAGAAACACGGGATCGAAGGTGTTGTCGTTATTGGTGGAGATGGTTCTTACCATGGTGCGATGCGCTTGACTGAACTTGGATTCCCAGCTGTTGGTCTTCCTGGTACGATCGACAACGATATTGTCGGAACTGATTTTACAATTGGTTTTGATACTGCAGTCACAACTGCAATGGACGCGATCGATAAGATCCGTGATACTTCATCTAGTCACCACCGTACCTTCGTTATTGAAGTGATGGGACGTAACGCTGGAGATATCGCTCTTTGGGCAGGGATTGCATCTGGTGCAGATGAAATCATCATTCCTGAAGAAGGATTCAAGATCGAAGATGTTGTTGAGAGCATCAAAGAAGGTTACGCAAAAGGCCGTACCCACAACATTATCATTTTAGCTGAAGGCGTGATGTCTGCAGATGAATTCGGTAAAGCCTTGAAAGCGGCTGGTGATGAAAGTGACCTTCGTGTGACTGAACTTGGCCACATCCAACGTGGTGGTTCACCTACTGCGCGTGACCGTGTTCTTGCTTCACGTATGGGAGCACACGCTGTTAAATTGCTGAAACAAGGAATCGGTGGTGTAGCCGTTGGTATCCGTAATGAAAAAATGGTTGAAAACCCAATCCTTGGTAAAGCAGAAGAAGGAGCCCTCTTTAGCTTGACAGAAGATGGTAAGATTGTGGTAAACAATCCACATAAAGCTGATCTTGGTCTTGCCGAGTTGAACCGTAGCTTGTCTTCAATCTAA
- a CDS encoding amino acid ABC transporter permease yields the protein MQYALEILPSLLKGASLTLQVFAFVLILSIPLGIVVAFLLQLRSKILHGLLTIYIWVMRGTPLLLQLIFIYYVLPSIGIRIDRLPAAIMAFTLNYAAYFAEIFRGGIVAIPTGQYEAAKVLKLSSWQTIRYIILPQVVKIVLPSVFNEVMSLIKDTSLVYALGISDLILASRTAANRDASLAPMFLAGAIYLILIGIVTIIAKRVEKNFSYYK from the coding sequence ATGCAGTATGCTTTGGAAATTTTACCAAGTTTGTTAAAGGGAGCAAGCCTCACCTTGCAAGTGTTTGCTTTCGTATTGATTTTATCGATTCCACTAGGAATCGTTGTTGCCTTTTTGCTTCAATTGCGCTCAAAGATCCTGCATGGACTCCTAACGATTTATATCTGGGTCATGCGAGGGACCCCTCTATTGCTCCAGTTGATCTTTATTTATTACGTCCTTCCAAGTATTGGGATTCGGATTGATCGGTTACCTGCGGCTATTATGGCCTTCACCCTTAATTATGCAGCCTATTTTGCAGAAATCTTTCGTGGCGGGATTGTTGCAATTCCGACAGGGCAGTATGAGGCGGCCAAGGTCTTAAAACTGAGTTCTTGGCAAACGATTCGCTACATTATTTTGCCTCAGGTGGTGAAGATCGTTCTTCCAAGTGTCTTCAATGAAGTCATGTCCTTGATCAAAGACACTTCCTTGGTCTATGCTCTGGGAATCAGTGATTTGATCCTCGCAAGTCGGACGGCAGCCAATCGTGATGCCAGTCTAGCACCTATGTTTTTAGCGGGAGCTATTTATTTAATCCTCATTGGGATTGTGACCATCATTGCCAAGCGGGTTGAAAAGAACTTTTCATATTATAAATAG